The window cctccttgctgctgaggcggcccaaaaacaagcctgcccattggggcatttctctgtggaggtcttggtggagtattctgcaccagacgatatctcggtggctgagcactcgagggtcctgttggtgcctttcgcttcttctcagcacgatgtgcaacaatacagtcctcttgagtaatggctaggttgaccagctcattgtatGTATTTGGCTGAATAAGGTTCagtcgttccttgagcttggtattgaggccacgacgaaaacgatcacgtttcttggcgtcagtatcagcatgatggcccacATACTGGCACAGTTGATTGAAGGcctgtgcatattgaagaacagtgcgggttccttgattcagagccaagaactcattcaactttctttcaatcagtccctcaggaatatgatgtgatctgaagacatttcggaattcctcccaagagatgacaTGTCCAGTAGGCTGCATcgcacaataatgatcccaccatatacgcgCAGGACCACGAAGTTGCTGGGCGTCAAAatgggccttgtttgcatcagcacaaggtaccgctagcagagcaaacttggaatcaatcgtacggagccaagcatcggcgtctAGTGGGTCATCAGCCTTGCTGaaaagcggaggttgggtaccaaagaattcctggtaacccgctggttgtgcatcCCGTCCCCCGTGCTGCTGGTCTGGCTGATTCTGCTGCCCTTGGACCAGCTGGCGAAGCAATtcagtttgcatggccattaactcggccagatttgacgggggtggcggtggctgctgagatccactgccagcttcACGACCAAAGCCATCAGGAGTTCcacgagtatgaccaaccatctgtaattatggaagacatccattagatacatttttcTTTCTCCCACAATcaatggtactggttcatcatttgagattctatggaacgaaaagatcatcaagacatcaagatggaACTAGGGATAAAGACATGACTCAATCTCCCTCTCTCAAACCAAGTTTTTATTCAACCCTTTGTTTAACCACACTAAAACCTCTTCATGAAAACAAACTCTAGAGATTCCTTAAGAAGACTCATGTAACATTTTCAAATTCTAGGGATCAAAGctaacatcaaccaaatatgcatgcatgtccttttcgttcctcacaagataaacaattgccaactatggttgggcttacgtggttagcacggtggcataacatagatacggctctccctatatagctagtcgataaattctaaccgttcttaacttatcgaatcgcggttagggtacctgcagaaaattgacataacatatatatatatatatatatatatatatatatatatatatatatatccattgaacctttcatgccagcactcatgaaagtgttcccatacattaccgctcaatatagaagcggcagccatacaatttccaccgtatggccaacgttaacatacgctactcggtggcgtattcacaagttcctttactcccaatatagtcgaccgaggtcggtatattggcagcagctcaagtaggtcactgcttgagcgcagcgttcggttcgcatcgccgacgggaaggtcagactccctcagctgactgagtacactttacttccaatatagtcaactaatagttggtatattgggagcacctcaagtaagccactgcttgagggcagcgttcggctcgcatcaccaacGGGAAGGTcggactccctcagctgactgaggatccttaccttcttaccttaacgtaggtgcgtcgttacaaaaatCAAGGGTTGTTTGTGAGTAttgtttgacaaaatgtaaagtgctagaAGTCAGATAaaataaaccatacatagatagccacctagtaactcccgtaaattccctaggactttacgttctatgcacaacccttaacgaatccaacgtagtttttttagaaataccttgttggtcaaattttatacggaaaacgatttttaaggttccaacacctctggtgtacgcttgcagctctgataccagctgtggcagaaccacctgaattatcccggctcaagtgcgcagaccatcaccataaaggcaacaccggctcaaacgcacttcaaacggaacaattcttggtctgtcgggtaacatcccgatacaaccaccagttctcggatcgaacaagcataccccgcacgaaggcgagtccagagatattacaaccacatattttacaacacaagatcagtagtgattacaaaccagttcaaaccattattacaaaaccaaaacttagtaaaacagttatacaaaccacaaccgtaagttcagagtttgaaaagcagcggaaaaagaacacgacggctacaacacgtcgcaaaagtataccaggctagcccaagcatggtatcactcgtcaaggtcattgccggccgaagatgtatcccactctacggaccagccggGAGGCAacgagcagggccaagacaaactagcgacctggtcctcaaaactcttacctgaaaaagggtttcaacagcaaggctgagtattctaatactcagcaagacttaaccgtcaacgggtatacgtagcccacctaaccagactatgcagggttctgtgaggctctggttttcctttttgctaaaaagcaataaagagtaggcccttactttcaaattttagcttccaagattctagttgattaaccattctatgtaagcaattacaaatcaaccatggtagatctttaatcaaacatcaagattgatcataataatgttgctcttattactctgtgtggcaaagagatcaagcagtcccaaaccgtaagaagcggacgattcgaatcgaatttgttaacctggccaggcagacctaacacacacgtttggaacaccgtcgggtcgttcccaaacaaccgttgacctttctttccggcttgtggatagggtcactctccccgactacagggctccaaggtccaaccttgtccctcgaagtcgcagtgttgatcaacaataacatttaaaagcctatctctaaagagagagtgataggtatatccagtccccggtccaatcggctactaggcttaccgcgtactatatttacggcatgtggctagtacgttcaaaaacttaaccagcactaccacacaccgcgaccttagcaagttcatcaacacagacagggtctcacacaaggtcatgatatcgaacacaaccctgtccgtcatccttatattgacaacagaaagtaaacaagcaattcctatagagctcgcgagtgacaggcattCACTCgatttttaccggtcctataagcttagcaattattcaaactcaggtctagtgttcagtacataggtttctaggatcatgcatctaaggtttcaattcaaatcctaagaactgtaaatgcacaagtaagtaataatagtaaatgataataatttgaaatataggttatgtccggggcttgccttctcggtagtcactaactatttcagccctgggctcttccgaactttggtccagggcttcagttagtacagaaatgttcacttgagcttcgagatcacctccttcggaatccgggatcagctcgtacgtcccatcCGATAGAGCagacgtatctatatgtgatgcaagagatgaaatTATAAAAACACtcacgatgtggtgaagctaagcaaacaaaaataatacacacatgggcaatcgtttatagagtagtaactcaacatatctCACTACACAAAGCATTAagatcaacggcacaaaagatgcttactaacttcataaagtaagTTGTAGTGGTTTCCTATAACAAGTAAactatggtttgctaataaataaacaactcagcacaTAAACAACAACAATTTCAGAAAAAATTACTATAAACAGAATGTACAGAGAGAAATCTACTCTATAAAAATCATGTCATTTCATGCACCCATTTAATCATAACAATTCATTTCCTCAgataacacctagaacaagattaaattctacagaacaaaacACAAaagttatgaagctcaaaatttttcagaacagACGTCAAATGATTATGAATACCTCATAAAGTTTTCGGAATTTAGTCTGGACATAAATAATtaagagaaaataaacaaaacagacatcaatttaataagattcatttttagcttctgttctattcatgaactggggctcaaacttcatggacaagctaaactattcaaaaataaCACTCATAAATATTTTGAGGATTTATCATCAAAATaaactatttattataattaaagtctactaaacaaacattaaatcaaagaaaaagctacacatgagaactgaccacggaATTTCTATAGAAATACTATATTCACATGAGTAATTCGTCATAAaaaatttcactgcaagacatggcttcaagcaatagttaagaaaaagataaaagaacTAGTCTTTATATACCTAGAGACACAAATCaatttgtacagcaaaaactttcaacaaacatccatcatattttgattctactgcatagagctgtacacaaggattccaaaacatcaaggtttacatttttctgaattttctacgaatttctatggaatttcaaagtttatagCTAGAAATAACAAATAAGTCCCTAGTAACACTATTCACTTGAGTCACAGACTAAGCAGATAGCCCCCTGGCGTTTCTCAAATTCTAACAACCAAGTCCCTGGCCGTAGTAAAGGAACAGAGGAAGGAATCGGCCGGATTCCCGGCGGctaggctcgccggcgacgataGGGATCTTGGGGAAAACGAAGAGGAGGTCGAGGCGGACATCATGCAGATTCCTCTCTGTACTGTCATCTTTCTTGATCACGATGGAACTTGTTCAGCAGCATCCGAGACGTAACCTTCTTCTTTGGCGCCGCAGATTCCTCTTTCTGTTGCAGCTCTTTGCCCTTAGCTTCATCGGCCGTTATCTGAGCTTTAGGATCAATAGCTCCAGACTCCTTGGCCGACTGCAACGTAAGCACCTTTTGTCTGCAATGCATTCCTCTTCCCTCCAACATCTACCATATTAGCAAGGAAAGGGTGTCCATCAATCTTCATTGGCTTTTTGGGTGTCTCAAATTTGAGTCTACCCTGCTCAATTTGTATCATGAGATGtcgcattgtgccacttgcaatacttGATGTTCTTCAACACTTGATCTGTCGAAATCTTGTGATACGGCTTCAGCTTAATCTGTCCCTCTGACAGCAATAGGTCGAAGATCTTATCAGCCTTGGTAATATCAAACCAATATTTCTCAGGTTCCTTGTTACCAAACGGACATGCGATCGGCTTCTTATTGTTTTGAACCCATTCGGCCGATTCCACCATCTGGTCATCATCTGAGTCGGAAGCATCTGAGTAGTCAACAAAATTGACTTTCTTCTGAAAGTTGCTTCTCTTCTGCTCATATGGTTTGACCTCCCCTGTCATCCTGTGAGCCATCTGACTGATGCTATAGAACTCTTGGCAAGCGtacttctccttgatgtgtTGCAAGAGTCCTTGGAAAGCAACTTCTGCAAGCTGCTGATCAGACATAACCAAACTAAAGCACCGATTCTTGACAActctgaacctctgaatgaaGGTAGTGACCGATTCATCGTTCCTCTGTCTTAAGTTGGTCAGATCGGGCAACTTCATCTTCTCTATACTAGAGTAGAATAACTGGTGGAACTGCTTCTCTAAATCAGCCCAGAATATTATAGAGTTGGATGGCAACGTTGTGAACCATGTAAAAGCCGATCCAGAGAGAGACATAGAGAATAGACGCACTTTCAACGCATCATTCTgagcttcttcaccacattgtatGATGAATCTGTTGATTTGTTCCACTGTGGAGACCACCCCTtgtccagaaaacttggtgaaatctggaaacttgtacttgtggggcaacGGCAGTTGATCATACACAGCTGGATATGAATTTCTGTACATCAGATTTTGCAGCTTTGGCTTCAAGCCAAATTgatccctcatcacttcagcaatCTTGGATGCCCAGTCAATCTGCTGACCATCAGTTGATGCTGGCTGTAGTGCTGGTGAAGCTATCGGCAAAGCTGCCATTGCTGGTTGTGCACTGGGTGTAGCCATCGGCTGAGCAGCCGATACAGTTCACGCAACTTGCTGAGTGACTTGATTGGATGGTGATTGGTAGAGTACCATCTCATTGCTATGACTACTTTGAGCTGACCTCTGATTAGGTTGTTGCTGTGCCACAGGAGGTATGTTGGGCACATTCACGTGGCGCACAAAACCAGTCACAGGATCATGGAATACCCAAGTAACTCCATTGCCATGAGGAAGTCTATTTGCAAGGACCTGTGTAGgagactgtaacaccctaattttaaatttcagcatttgttaataaattaattggctttagttaaattttctaaggtttattgtgtttagttggcatttaatctaatttttgttccttaattaattaaaatttatcataggtttaaatttttgttgcattcatgctggtgcataattttatttgagtgtggtttggattcaaattcaaatttgaattcaaactttgtttgaattaggttttgaattgagagagtaaatagaaaatagaaaggaaaatagaaaacaaacccaaacccaacttcccagcccaaacccacctccctccccgcggcccaacctTCTGCGCGGGCCCAGCATctctcccgagcccagcccggtccgcctcctcctctctctccctttcacccggccggcccagcccgcgtAGCGCTCCCCTCCGCTTCGGCCCGCATCGCGCCACGCGCTCAGCCCGCACCCCGCCTCACCCCGCTCGGCCGGTAGCTCGCGTCGCCCCGCTGCCACCTGGACCCCACCCCGCCAGCGACCCATCGCGTCACCCTCCCTGACCGAGCGGGCCCGCTTGGCAGGCCCGTCTTCCCCGCCGAGCTGCTGCTCCGCTTTGCTCGCTTCACCCCTGCGCCGTGGACCAAGCCGTGGCCCACCCTAGCCCTGCAGACCCACCAGGCAGCGCCCTCCGCTTCTAGAAGCCGCCCGAGATCGGGATCCCGCCGGGCAGTTGCGTGATCTGCGCGATCCGCAAATCGGCAACCCAATCCCGCCGAGATCACCGGAGCGCCTGCCATCGTCCCGCGCCGAGGTTCACGGCCTCCTCCTTTATTTGGCCCGTGAGCCTTCCCCACACCCTACTCTCCCTCTACCTGCGTATCCAGAGCCAGAGCACGCTGTTCGTACCCCTGCTTTGCGCCGCCCGGAGGTGAGGTAGCTCCTCCGCCGCGATTTCTCGTCGCCGATGCGGATCGACCCCAGCTGACCCTGGATTTTGCCTCGTAGGGACACCGCACACCCTCACGTGAAGCCCAGGAACCCGGGGAAGTCCTGCACTGTCCGGACCGCGAAGCTCCGCCCGCAACCCGCCGCCGGACTCGGCGCCGTCGACCCTGAGCGCCGCCCCAACCTGTCCCAAGCCTCGGTAAGAATCACCAAACCCTCTCTGTCGCTTTGGCGCTAATTTGGACGGGCCATAGCCCCTGGGACCGCCGGTACACCGCCCTCCGGTGGGTTCCCAGCGCTcagtgccgccgctgccgtcgcatCCACTCCCCTGAGCCACCCCAACCCTAGCTATTGCcacaggtggatcacgcatgacgcGTATACCCTCCCTGACCCCAAATCCTAACCGAATCGACCCTTGGAAGCCGGATTAGCGAGCTCCGTCGAGCCCtggtgaagcgccgccgcgggatttgtcgccggcgggcgagcaccgccgccccaTCGCGCTAATTGaatcccagccgcccgatctgccTTGGACGCTTAGGATTAGAACAGGTTACCTCTTTGATCCGAGCCACAAGATCCAGATCTGACGGCTGACATctttagataccggttcggcctggttttctttctaaagagcccctgagtttttctcgaatcaacccgcgctccttgctagttcaaaaatatttacagatcggcccaaaactttgcacagaaccccctgagctttctagaaatcaaacccgccgtccaaggcCGCCGgttttgcgcgttagcccctgaaactaaggtttaattgcgttttagtccttggttttagcagaaaaccccctggaacttcagttttcttacaattaagcccctagaacttgtttttggcctagaaaatgcgttttagctccgtttttagcgttctttatgtccacgcgatcgttgtaacgtgtagaatagttctagaatagttttgtgcactgttttcatgtatttttgtactgtttcttagtttttgtcagtgtttgcttgtatgcttaattttctgcattgttttggccttgtgttcgtgagtagacgttgatccatctgaggagcctcagtaccagtacccggagcagccgtcttcggatcagtttgagcagcagcaggagcagtacgaggaaggcaagtataacatgaacaacccatcacttttaaatacattttcatactgcattttaatactgtatgccaataaggactttcctagccactttatatcctttatatatacctttgggttgcattttggttagttgtgctaggttgctgcgctacaacacactctggtcctttttaattaatttgattaatggtttacttgaacttaattctgagagtggccctctgtgtggatgagtggctcacgtctcgttaaaagatgtttttgtagaaacatggtttaggaggccagcacggtgcttagtgcttggttggccactctccataaggaccggttcatagagcaacaacctgggacaacagcgctaccacaaggctagaatgggatagacttggcgtaataattagatctttttggtttggagtaacttacctgcggggcaagagtagtaagcttcaatggtccctgctcctccggctggtctgtgcttggtttgcgtacctgtgcttgtacccccgtgaggtgggccccatcgtcgccgacctaactctcgcggttacgccttaccaatgagattctttgtaaaggcctcgtagtgagtcgctggccatctcacttaaggaagtgtgatgaacaactggcgtagctcacgacttgtgggtaaagatgtgcaacctctgcagagtgtaaaactggtatactagccgtgctcacggttatgagcggcccagatcctccttttgattagtgaagttatctccttccgacgagggaggtgcttctcggggtttatcttggtggcttggttttggtatggttctcagtagtagtataattaattctaattaattactatgtaactgggttaatggtaattcatcaactcgtagtaaatagttttaataaaattttgccaacacttaaaagctaatgcagttgagtcagccaaccttagagcctcatagtttgtgttatacttgttgagtacaagttgtgtactcactcttgcctcttctctactttttcctcttggatacgctattgctgctcagttcctgccgacacgagggagttcatccagcgctaccaggactacgaggacttctaggtgcttcgtctcccagtcgacgtccctgtggcgccctgcttcagcttcggagagctttttcgtattttgtacttcgcttccgctgtatcagacattttgtcattattgtaataaataacattcgtattcgctttattatatctttttacgtgatatgtgctatgatatactgttcattctgttgtatatacgtgtgacttgatcctggcacgtatatgattgctcggtttatgttcttttataaaccgggtgttacagagtggtatcagagccgtatcgactgtaggacgaagcctagatagaactggtcgagttttaggacttcttctcaccaatccttgtctgctgaaactattttactattataccccttgacttctatgactttttacccttcttgccttgatttctctctctgaagaatagtttcgtagatttggcctgaatcagtcatctgaccaccatgagttagctaggtgacctttttataataacacgatagcacgttccgcgacgcgttgtgttagtcgagtcttttgctaaactcggctaagtcgtgaaaattgtctgcttgttattatgctacatgtttgatttggatctttgaatgattgcatagcttagtagtttaaatttgcttaaagaaaaccactcagatgttaaagttaactaattaataaaatgagttagatcgttgggggtaaaacagtcaattctatcctgtctactttatcatggctgagtctttttccgcaaagagttatcatatccatctgagtttattcctgcaatatccttactcgtgaaatcttttgttcaaatcagatggtgaacaccaggagcaccggttcaggttctggccagcagcagggtcagaacaaccagggtactgggatcccgatgcctccgcccttgactccggagcagtacttccagctccagatgcagatgatggctaccctgaacaacaccgttcaggctctccagcacgctcacactcagcctccgcctcctccaccgccgcagcctcgcgacaggcgtgctgagttcctgaggggtcacccgccgacgttttctcacacgtccgaccctcttcaggctgacgactggctccgtgcagtggagcgtcagctggacatcgcccagtgcgatgatcgtgagcgcgtcttgtacgcagcaggacagctgcgaggggcagctttggactggtgggagtcccacccggtccatgaccgcgagtctctcacttggctccagttcagggagcgtttccgcagccacaacgtccccgcgggcgttatgaagatgaagcagaaggagttccttgcactgaagcaggtaatcttaagaataatcattcagcgttttcttttgagctaatgctccTTGTACTATCCTTATGAAaacttgagttaatctttcgacaTCTATCTGTccttgtcacttcaggggactatgtcggtcacggagtatcgtgatcgctttcttcagctggcacgctacgcccctgccgaggttgcggatgaccgcaagaagcaggagcacttcatggagggtcttgaggactacctccagtacgcgctgctcaacctccgcttcgacgacttcaaccatctagttgacagtgcgctcaacactgagcgtaagcacttggagatggaggacaagaagaggaaggttgtccccgttgctaccggcagcaacactcgcccacgactccagcagccccagcagtaccagcctcagtaccggcctcctcagcagtaccagcagaggccaccccagcagtacccgcctcgacagcagcaggcaggtcagggcccgaggttaccggcacctccggctcgtgctccaccggctccaccggcaccgcaggctccacgtccggcagctcctaccggacagcaggctcagggacctcctcgcacctgctttcactacggccagccggggcactacgccaacgcttgcccccggaaggcgcaggcgggacagcaggggcgcccagctcagcccagggcgccagcacagggcagggtgaaccacgtgacggccgagtcagcggccgaggctcccaacgtggttattggtacgttcatggttaattcatatccagctacagtgctttttgatactggtgctacgcattccttcattactcagtcttttgtcgagcatcatggtattcatactagcacattaaagaggtgcctgttagtatcttcaccgggaggacagttgaggtctcacacttactgcccgagagtcagtgtttctttgaggggagtagagttctgtactgatctgatggtgttagacaccaagggcattgatgtcattctgggaatggagactctggccaagtggggagttcggatagattgtgctcagaggacagtcttgctatcagcttccagtggccaagaggttgttatcagtgcagtagagccttctggatttcttcatcagatggaggctagacccacggacggtattcgcgtggtgtctgaattcccggatgtctttccggatgatctgccaggtatgccgcctgaacgcgccattgagttttgtattgatctcttgcctggcacagctcctattgcaaagcggccctaccgtatggcgcctatagagcatgaagaggtaaagaagactattgatgagttgctagccaagggctatatccgtcgcagcttctctccttgggcttttccattattgctggtagataagaaggatggctcgaagaggatgtgtgtggattatcgtgagctgaatgcagtcactatcaagaacaagcatccactgccccgtattgaggatctcttcgatttgcttcgaggtgctcgtatattctcgaagattgatcttcgttcgggctattttcagctgaggatccgtcctggggatattccgaagacggcattcacctgtaagtacgggctatatgagtatacagtcatgtccttcggcctgactaatgccccggctttcttcatgcacctgatgaacatggttttcatggactatctggatgtcttcgtggtgattttcattgatgatattctgatcttctccaagacagaagaagagcatgaggagcatttgaggctcgtattgcagagattgagggaacatcagttgtatgccaagttcagcaagtgcgagttctggattgacgaggttccattcctcggtcatgttatctctcagggaggcattgctgtcgatccgagcaaggtgaaggatgtgctcgagtgggagacaccgcagacagtgaaggaagtcaggtctttcttgggcttagcaggatattaccggaggttcattgagaatttctccaagatcgcgaagcctttgacttctttgctagagaagaatgcggcattcatatggactgatgagcgtcagatggcctttgatgagctgaagaaaaggttgactacggcgccagtcctgactctgccagaccagacgaagaggttcacggtatattgtgatgcttcgaaggatggtcttgggtgtgttctgatgcaggagggcagagtgatagcttatgcttcacggcagttacgccggcatgagctgaattatcctactcatgatcttgagttagccgcagttgtgcatgctctgaagatttggaggcattacttgtatgggcagcggtgtgatatctacactgatcacaagagcctcaagtacattttcacgcagaatgagctgaacatgcggcagagaagatggttagagttggtcaaggattatgatctggagattcactatcatccgggcaaggccaatgttgtagcagatgctctgagcagaagaagttatgtcaacatggccgtggctttccagatgcctccagagttatgtgaggagttcgagcagttgagtctgggcttcttgcatcatacttctagtgcagcatttgaggcagtaccgactctagagtcagagatcaggcagcatcagaaagatgatgagaagctgcagga is drawn from Panicum virgatum strain AP13 chromosome 1N, P.virgatum_v5, whole genome shotgun sequence and contains these coding sequences:
- the LOC120653457 gene encoding uncharacterized protein LOC120653457, with the translated sequence MAALPIASPALQPASTDGQQIDWASKIAEVMRDQFGLKPKLQNLMYRNSYPAVYDQLPLPHKYKFPDFTKFSGQGVVSTVEQINRFIIQCGEEAQNDALKVRLFSMSLSGSAFTWFTTLPSNSIIFWADLEKQFHQLFYSSIEKMKLPDLTNLRQRNDESVTTFIQRFRVVKNRCFSLVMSDQQLAEVAFQGLLQHIKEKYACQEFYSISQMAHRMTGEVKPYEQKRSNFQKKVNFVDYSDASDSDDDQMVESAEWVQNNKKPIACPFGNKEPEKYWFDITKADKIFDLLLSEGQIKLKPYHKISTDQVLKNIKYCKWHNATSHDTN